The following are from one region of the Marinitoga litoralis genome:
- the gnd gene encoding phosphogluconate dehydrogenase (NAD(+)-dependent, decarboxylating), which translates to MKLGIIGLGRMGMNMAKRLLQGNHEVVVYNRTKEKVEEMQKEGAIGSYSLEEFVEKLDSPRIIWLMLPAGEVTDKNIEALIPLLNKGDIIIDGANTYYKDDLKRAEKLREYGIHYIDAGVSGGIWGLKEGYCTMVGGEKEVFEYIEPILKTLAPKDGYLYCGPTGAGHFVKMVHNGIEYGLMEAYGEGFELLKASKYGENLDLSKVAHLWNQGSVIRSWLLELLENAFKEDNNLDEIQGYVEDSGEARWTVLEAVESGVSVPIISNSLFKRFQSRQKDVFSDKVVAALRREFGGHAVYKKSDEIKKNIAGAGKVQAANPDEKFRR; encoded by the coding sequence ATGAAATTAGGTATTATAGGTTTAGGAAGAATGGGAATGAATATGGCTAAAAGATTATTGCAAGGTAATCATGAAGTAGTTGTATATAATAGGACAAAAGAAAAAGTAGAGGAAATGCAAAAGGAAGGAGCTATAGGTTCTTATTCTTTAGAAGAATTTGTAGAAAAGTTAGATTCTCCAAGAATTATTTGGTTGATGTTGCCTGCAGGCGAAGTAACGGATAAAAATATAGAAGCTTTGATACCTTTATTAAATAAAGGAGATATTATAATTGATGGTGCTAATACATATTATAAGGATGATTTAAAAAGAGCAGAAAAATTAAGAGAGTATGGTATTCATTATATAGATGCTGGAGTATCAGGCGGTATTTGGGGATTAAAAGAAGGATATTGTACAATGGTTGGTGGAGAAAAAGAAGTATTTGAATATATAGAACCTATTTTAAAAACATTGGCACCAAAAGATGGTTATTTATACTGTGGTCCTACAGGAGCAGGTCATTTTGTTAAAATGGTGCATAATGGAATTGAATATGGATTAATGGAGGCATATGGGGAAGGTTTTGAATTATTAAAGGCTTCAAAATATGGCGAAAATTTGGATTTATCAAAGGTAGCCCATTTATGGAACCAAGGAAGCGTTATAAGATCATGGTTACTTGAATTATTAGAAAATGCATTTAAAGAAGATAATAATTTAGATGAAATACAAGGATATGTAGAAGATTCTGGTGAAGCAAGATGGACGGTTTTAGAGGCAGTAGAATCAGGTGTTTCTGTTCCAATTATTTCTAATTCTTTGTTTAAAAGATTCCAATCAAGACAAAAAGATGTATTTTCAGATAAAGTGGTAGCAGCTCTTAGAAGGGAATTTGGAGGACATGCAGTATATAAAAAATCTGATGAGATAAAAAAGAATATAGCTGGAGCTGGTAAAGTACAAGCTGCGAATCCTGATGAAAAATTTAGAAGGTGA